The Nitrospira sp. sequence AGAAGCACAGCATCGCCACAATCCCTACGGCAAGCAAGGCGCCAAGCTGATCCTTCGCCTTGGAGGCGATCTCCAGAGATAACCAGATCAATCCGATAAACAATGTCAAGAGCACCAGCACCCCGAGAAATCCCCATTCTTCCGCAAATACGGCGAACACAAAATCGGTGTGGCCTTCGGGAAGAAACTTCAGCTGACTTTGGGTGCCGCCATAAAGTCCCTTGCCCAGGAGTTCCCCAGACCCGATTGCAATTTTCGATTGTAGGGCATGATAGCCCTTTCCACCCGGGTCATAATCCGGGTCGACGAACGCCATAATGCGCTGTCGCTGATAATCATGCAAGGACCCCCACAGCCCCTCCCAGGCAAATGGAAACAGCATAATCCCAAATAAGAGAATAAAACCCAAGGCTTGCGAGCGAACCCCTACCATGAGCAGCATCGCCGCGTAGACCGCGACAAAGCTCAGTCCACTCCCTAAATCGGGCTGCTTCAAGATGAGAAGAAGGCCGGGCAGGACCAAAAGCCCCGGCAGGATGACGCGCTGCAGCCATCCGACACGAGGGGCCTTCGAGTAATAATGCGCCAGCACCAACACGAGAATGAGCTTGGCGAACTCGGACGGCTGAAAACTGAGCGGGCCCAGTGCGATCCATCGCTGCGCCCCTTTGCTCGTGCGTCCCTCAAAGAGAACAAACAGCAGCATCAGGAGAATAAACGCATAGGCAGGATAGGCAAACCGCGCGAGGTGATGGTAGTCCGACGCCCACATGACGATGAACGCCGCCGCGCCCAAACCGATCCACATCAACTGTTTGAGATAGAACGGCGCGATCCCGCCCTGCTGCCCTTGCGTCACGCTATAAATGGACAGCACCCCGATTCCCAGAATGGCCAGAATCAAGGCAACATAGCGGATATCGAAGCTGTCGAGGCCGCGATTCTCAGTCAGACGATCGATCATGAGTCTTTCGAGGGGCGCCCCGGCTGGGCCACGCCGGAAAGATCCGACGTGACAACGGGAACCTGCGGGGTGAGCTTCATGTATGTTTCGATGACTTCCTTGGCCAGTGGGGCTGCGGCGGCTCCACCGTGTCCCATATGTTCGCCCAGCACGGCCACGGCGATCTTCGGCGATTCCACCGGTGCAAAGGCCACAAACCAGGCATGGTCTCGGTACTTTTTGGGGATGTTTTCCTCCGGCCCGGTCCTGAGGGCCGCCACCTGAGCCGTCCCTGTCTTCCCACCGATCGTCACCAGGGAGGACTTCGCCCTCGTCGCCGTTCCCTTCGTGACGACGTCAGCCAAGGCATCCTTGATGATGCGGAACGTGTCCGGCTTGGCGTTGAGTTTTCCGCGTGGAACGGCCGGTAACTCTTGAAGATTCCCCGTCGTTCGATCCATGACTGCCTGCACGAGGCGGGGACGATAACTGACACCGTCATTGGCGACCGTACCGACTAGACTGGCCATCTGCAATGGCGTCACGGTCACATAGCCCTGTCCAATGGCCGCCGAAATGGTCTCACCAGGCAACCAGGATTCGTTCTTGGCTTTTTGCTTCCAGGCGGTGGACGGCATGATACCGGATCGTTCCGACGGCAATT is a genomic window containing:
- the rodA gene encoding rod shape-determining protein RodA, which translates into the protein MIDRLTENRGLDSFDIRYVALILAILGIGVLSIYSVTQGQQGGIAPFYLKQLMWIGLGAAAFIVMWASDYHHLARFAYPAYAFILLMLLFVLFEGRTSKGAQRWIALGPLSFQPSEFAKLILVLVLAHYYSKAPRVGWLQRVILPGLLVLPGLLLILKQPDLGSGLSFVAVYAAMLLMVGVRSQALGFILLFGIMLFPFAWEGLWGSLHDYQRQRIMAFVDPDYDPGGKGYHALQSKIAIGSGELLGKGLYGGTQSQLKFLPEGHTDFVFAVFAEEWGFLGVLVLLTLFIGLIWLSLEIASKAKDQLGALLAVGIVAMLCFCVVVNIGMTAGMFPIVGIPLPLVSYGGSATIMTMAALGLLLNVKRKRLSLFY